GCAACTGTGGCGATGCAAGGCGGCAAAACATTCCAAACGAACATGTTCTCGACGGTGAACACGGCATTGGATGTCGCCGTGATACGACTTGTCAGCATGCCCGGCATGCGATCGGAGAAGTAGCTCGGCGCGTGTCCCGTGAGATGGCGAAAAATGTCACGGCGCAAATCTCCGGTGACGCGGACAAAGGTAAAGCTCGCTGTCCAGCTTGCGATCCGCCACAGGAAGTTGTCCGCAGCGATCAGCGACATGAGTAAAATGAATGCCAGCCATACCCCGCCGCCATGAGAGGGGCCGGCGGACAGGCTATCCACCAGCGATTTGACGCCATATTGCGTGCCTACCGAGCAGCCAACCGCTGCAACGACGGCGGTCAGGATCACCAGATGCGACGCGAGCCGGCGGCGAAGATAGCGTAAGACAAAGGCAAACGGCCTGCGTGCGTAGCGCGAAAGGTGATCCATGTGACTGCAACCCCGTCGTGATGACTTCAATTTTCTACTGGTCGACTGAACATCGGCCGGTCCGCCTCGGTTCCGTCCCAATGCGATCACGACATGCGGATAAGGACGATCTGAGAAGAGGAGATGGCAGCATCGAGACAGACGCGCGACGTGTCGAATATGTAACCTTTGCCATAGGGAACTTCGCAACTGCGGGAACGTTCCCTTGGCTGGCATTGCCGGTGCCGAACATTGCTGGGGGCTATTCAACTTCCATGATCGCACAGAGGAGATGGTGAGATGCGCATCGCGCAGGTAGCTCCGTTGACGGAGGCTGTTCCACCCAAGCTGTATGGCGGCACCGAGCGGGTGGTGCATTGGTTGACGGAAGAACTCGTGGCCCTTGGACACGACGTGACGCTGTTCGCAAGCGGCGACTCGAAGACGTCAGGGAAGCTGGATGCGCTCTGGCCGAGGGCGCTTCGCCTCGACGGTTCTGTGCGCGATCCCAATGCCCTTCACATGGTGATGCTGGAGCGCGTGCGGCAGAAATGTGACGACGAGGAATTCGACTTCCTCCACTTCCATCTCGACTACTATCCGTGGTCGCTGTTCTACCGCCAGCCCACGCCGTTCGTGACCACGCTGCACGGCCGGCTCGATCTCCCGGAGCATCAGCCGGTCTTCAACACCTTCCCCAAGGTACCTGTGATCTCGATCTCCAACGCGCAGCGGCGCCCGGTACCGCAGGCGAACTGGGTGACGACCATTCATCACGGCCTGCCGGAGAACCTGCTGACGCCAACGCCGGCCAGGCAGGAATATCTCGCCGTGCTCGGCCGCATCGCGCCGGAGAAAGGTGTCGACCGCGCCATCAAGATCGCGACCCATTGCGGTATCCCGCTGAAGATCGCGGCCAAGGTCGATCGCGCCGATCAGGACTATTATGACGAGCTGATCCGCCCCATGATCGAGAACAATCCGCTGGTGGAGTACATCGGCGAGATCAGCGACCACGAGAAATCGGAATTCTTGAGCGGCGCGCTCGCGCTGCTGCTGCCGATCGACTGGCCGGAGCCGTTCGGCCTCGTGATGATCGAAGCCATGGCCTGCGGAACGCCGGTCGTCGCCTTCAACCGCGGCTCGGTGCCCGAGATCATCGACGAAGGCCTGACCGGCTTCGTCGTCGAGGACGTCATCAGCGCGGCCGGCGTCGTCAAACGTCTTCCGCAACTGGACCGCGCGGCGATCCGCAAGCAGTTCGAAAAGCGCTTCACGGCGCGGCGGATGGCACTGGATTATCTCGCAGCCTATCGCAGCCTGACCGAGGCACAGGCGCCGCGGATCAAGCTGGTGAGCAGCGCGGAGTAGCTTTCACCGCCCGTCATGGCCGGGCTTGTCCCGGCCATCCACGCGTCACGGCGTCAGTCTAGACGTGGATGCCCGGGACAAGCCCGGGCATGACACCTGCGGAGACAGCAGCGATCCTATCTCACCACCGTCCGTTTCGGCTCGACGATCTCGAACATGCGCGGGAATTCATCCATCAGGCCCATCAGCTCGGCGAGCCGCATCGGATTGCCGGCGAGCTTGACCTTGCCGGCGGCCACCGCCTCCGGAAAACTCGTCTGCTTGGCGATGACCTCGTCGAGCGTCGACCGCGCCAGCGTGAAGCTGGCGTCGGCGCCTTCGGCCTGCATGCCTTCGGTGTAGGTGAGCGCGGCGTTTTCCAGATTGAGCACGAAAGTCTCGCCGGTGTCGGAAAAACTCCAGTTCAGCACGATGCGTTTGCCCTCGGCCTTGGGACCGTTGAGGCGGATGCCGAGCACGTCCCAAAGCTGCTCGGTGCGCAGCGCCGCCAGCGTCTCGCGCGGCATCGACGGACGCGGCGGCACCTTCGGCATGCCCTGGCGCAGCTCCTGCGCGCCGAACAGATAGGCGTTGCGCCAGGTCGCGCTTTCGGCGGCGTAACCGAGCTGCTCGAGCGTGTCCGCAAGCAGCGCGCGCGCCGCCACATTGTCGGGCTCGGCGAAGACGAGATGGCCGAGCGCCTGCGCAACGAAGCGGAATTCGCCCTTGTCGAAATCCTTGCGCGCCCGCGCGAGGATGGCGTCGGCGCCGCCCATATACTCGACATATTTCTTGCCCTGCTCCACTGGCGGCAGCGGATCGAGATTGACCGGGTTGGCGTCGTACCAGCCGAGATACTTCTGATAGATGGCCTTCACGTTGTGCCGGATGTGGCCGTAATAGCCGCGCCCGTGCCAGGCCCCTTCGAGGCTCTTCGGGAGCTGGATGGTCTCGGCGATCTCGGCCGCGGTCAGGCCGTGATTCATCAGGCGGATGGTCTGGTCGTGGGCGAATTTGTAGAGATCGCGTTGCTCGCGGATCATGGTGTCGATGCGCTCGCGTCCCCATACCGGCCAGTGATGCTGGCCGCACATCGCATCCGCCTTGCCGCCCCAAAGCCGCAGCGCTTCGTTCAGGTACTTTGACCAGGCCAGCGCATCGCGCACGTCGGCGCCGCGGAATGGCAGCAGGTTGTGGAAGTTGTGGGTGCAGTTCTCGGCGAGGTTCAAGAGCCTGTAGCGCGGAATGAAGAAATGCATCTCGGCCGGCGCTTCGCTGTTCGGCGCCATCTGGAATTCGAACTCGACGCCGTCGATGACGCGCTTGTCGCCGGTCGCCATGATCAGGTCCGTGGGGCGCAGCAGCGCGACCGCGCCCGCCGCGATCGACTTGCCGAGACCGCAATCGACCTGCCCGCGCGGGCCCTTGGCGAGGAGCGGGCCGAACTGGTACTGCGCCCGGCGCAGCATCGCGGGGCCGGCGATGATGTTCTCGGAGACGGCGTGCTCCATGAACAGGTTCGGCGCGATGATCGGCACCCGGCCGCTGGCGAGCGCGTCCTCCTCCAGCACGCCGCGCGCGCCGCCCCAGTGATCGGTGTGGGTATGGGTGAAGATGACGGCCGCGACCGGCCGCATGCCACGATGCTTGAAATAGAGCTCCAGCGCGGCACGGGCGCCTTCGATCGAGGTCAGCGTGTCGACCACGATGACGCCGCTGTCGCCTTCGATCAGCGTCATGTTGGCGATGTCGAGCCCGCGCACCTGGTAGACGCCGGGCACGACCTCGAACAGGCCGTGATGCATGTTGAGGCGCGACTGCCGCCACAGGCTCGGATTGACTGTCGGCGGCGCCGCCTCAGTCGACAGGAAGCCGTAGGGCTCGAGGCTCCAGACCACGCGTCCCTGCGGATTCGTGATCTTCGCGTTGTCGACCGTGCCGAGGAAGCCGCGCGCGGCATCGTCGAAATCCCGCGCGTCGGAAAATGGCAGTGCGCTCAGCATCGCCTCATGCTGCGCAATGACGGACGGGGACGCCTCCTTCGGCATCTGCGCCGCACCATGGCTGCTGGTTTCGGTCATCGGTCGTCCTCCCGGCTGATTGGTTGACGACGATCTAACCGCATTCGGCCGCGGATTGCCATCTGCTCGCGCCCGACGGCGAGCGCGAGATTTCAGCGCGCGCCCGCTTCCATCACGGCCCGTGCGGCTACATGCCCAGCAGGTTGGGCAACCACAACGTCAGACCCGGCCAATAGGTTACGACCACCAGGAAGATCAACATCGTCACCAGCCACGGCCAGACTGCGACCGTGAGGTCCGTGATCCCCATCTTGGCGATACCGGAGGCGACATAGAGATTGAGTCCGACCGGCGGGTGGCACAGCCCGACCTCCATATTCACCGTGATCAGGATGCCGAAATGGATCGGGTCGATGCCGAGCTTGATCGCGACCGGAAACAGAATCGGAGCCATGATCAGGATGATCGAGGACGGCTCCATCACGTTGCCGGCAAGCAGCAGCAGGAGGTTGACGATCAGGAGGAAGCCGATCCAACCGAAGCCCTGATCGATCATCCACTGCGCCAGCGCATGTGGCACGTTCTCGTAGGTCATCAGGAAGGAGAACAGAACCGCGTTGGTGATGATGTAGAGCAGCATCGCGCTGAGATTCGCCGAGGACAGCAGCACCCGCGGCACGTCGCGCAGCTTGAGATCCTTGTAGATGAAGACCGCTACGATGAAGGCGTAGACCGCACTGACGGCGGCGGCCTCCGTGGGCGTGAACAGACCGCTGTAGATGCCGCCGATCACGATGACGATGAGCAGGATACCCCAGATCGACTTGCGGAACGCGTCAAGGCGCTCGGCGAAAGACGCCTTGGGCATCCGCGGATAGTCGTTGCGCCAGGCGCGGTAGAACGTGGTCGCACCGAGCATGGTGGCGAGCACGGCCCCCGGTACGATGCCCGCAATGAAGAGCTTGCCGACCGAACTGTTGGTCGAGACCGCATAGAGCACCATCGGAATGGACGGCGGAATGAGAATGCCGAGCGAGCCGGAGGTCGTGATCACGCCGGCGCCGAAGCGTCTCGGGAAGCCCTGTGCCATCATTGCCGGCAGGATGACCGAGCCGATTGCGACCACGGTTGCCGGCGAGGAGCCGGAGATCGCGGCAAACAGCGCGCAGGCCACCACGCCCGCGAGCGCCAGACCGCCATACCAATGGCCAACCAGCGCGGTCGCAAACGCAATCATGCGCCGCGCGACGCCGCCATGGGTCAGGAAATTGCCGGCGAGAATGAAGAACGGGATCGCCATGATCTCGAAATTCTCGATGCCGGTGAAGAGCTTCAAGGCCACCGATTCCGTTCGCACGTCGGTCAGCGTGAACATGAAGCTGAGCACGGTGAGGCCGAGCGCGATCGAGATCGGCATGCCGGTCAGCATCAACGAGAGCAGCAACGCGAAGACCACGGCGACGCGAAGCCCATGTGGCAGCGTGATCACGTGGCTCGCATGCGCAAAGCATAGGGCGACGATCAGGATCGGCAGCAGCATCAGAATCCAGCCGAGCGGACTGCGTTCGTCCCGAACGACCTGACTGCGCGTGACCGGTGCCGGATGAACCGGATCCTGCTCGACGCCTTCGACGCCGGCCATGTCATGATGCGGCAGCTCGCCGGTGCGATAGAACGACCAGGCGACCTGCAGGAAGCGGAAGCACATCAGGCCCGAACCGAGCGGGATGGTGAGATAGACCATCCACATCGGTGCTTCGAGGTCATTCGACTGCTGGCCGGTTTGCCACATCTGGCCGACGAAGGCGGCGCCGAAATAGGCCACCACGGCGGTGAACAATGCGCCGCACAGAAGACCGAAGGTGATGACCCGACGGCGCGAGCCGCCGGGCAGGATGTTCACCAGCACGTCGACGCCGACATGGATGCCGGTGCGCACGCCGTAGGCGGCGCCGAACTTGGCCATCCAGATGAACATGTAGATGCATAGCTCCTGCGCCCAGGACAGATCGAGCGCGGCAAGCCAGGTGAATGTCGCCATCGCCGGAACGGCCAGGAAGGTCAGGCCGTGCGCCGTCGCCCATTTGGCGACGTCGATCGACAGGCCGGCGCCGTAGCGATGCAGCACGGCAACGAAGATGAGACTTGTCGCGACCGCGATGAGCGTCGCGATCAGCCATTCCTCGAGATGATCGAGCACACGATTCAGCACGCGAAGCAACTTGGTCCCCCCAGGATTGGCTCGTCATTCAAGAGCGAAACGGCCGGGAGTGCGTTCACTCCCGACCGTTCTGTTGTTGTTCTACGCCAGGTCGCGTCAGTTCATCTTGACGTCGAGTTCCTTGGCAACGAGATCGAGCACCTCCTGCCCGACCCGGCCCTTGGCCCATTTGTAAGTCGGCTGCATTGCTTCCTGCCACGCCTTGCGGTCGGCGTCAGTCAGATAGTGCAGCGTGGTCTTGCCCGTCTTCTTGATCTCGGCCAGCGCGTCCTCGTTCTCCTTGCGCGCGATCGAGTTGGTGTAGTCGGTCGCCTCCGCCATCGCCTTCTCGAGCTGGGTGCGAATGTCCGGCGGCAGGCCGGACCAGAATTTCGAGTTGACGATCACGGCGTATTGCAGGTGCGCGTGATAGGACACGGTAATGTCCTTCTGCACCTCGTAGAACTTCTGCGTCAGATAATTCGACGCGGTGTTCTCACACCCGTCGACCACGCCGGTCTGAAGCGCCTGGTAGACTTCGGAGAAGGCCATGATCTGCGGGATCGAGCCGACGAGACGGAAGTACTGATCGGCGATCTTCGAGCCGGAGATGCGGAACTTTAGTCCCTGGAAGTCGGTCGGCTTCACCAGCGGACGGTTGGAGGAGACCATGTGGAAGCCGTTGTCCCAGTAGGCGAGCCCCGTGATGCCCTTGGCTTCGAGCTTCTGGAACAGCCACTTGCCGACCGTGCCCTTCATCGCAGCGGCATAGGTCTCGTCGTCCTTGAACAGCCAGGGCAGGTCGAGCGCCTCGAACTCCTTGACGCCGAGCGGCGCGAATTTCGCGGTCGATGGCGCGAGCATCTGCACCGAGCCGAGCTGGAGCGCCTCGATCTCCTCCTTGTCCTTGTACAACGAGGAGTTCGAATAGACCTCGATCTTGACCTTGCCGTCGGTGTACTTCTCGGCGAGTTCCTTGAACTTCAGCGCGCCCTTCCCCTTCGGGGTGTCATTGGCGACGACGTGACTGAACTTGATGACGATGGGGCTCTGGGCCAGAACGGCGGCAGGAGCCAGGACGATCGCGGCCGCCGCGACCGCGAGAAGCAGTTTGCGCATGAAGTACCTCCCAACAACCTCAAAAACCGGTGCTTTTTTTGTTTTCCGGTTCAGTAGTGGCAGCAATCGGCCACCCGAACAACTAGACCTAAGCCCAATTTGCCGCAGCCAACCGTCTTGACGGACGTTGTATACGCAACGCAGCGCCCGCTCCAGCCCCGCTGAGCGAGCGCTTATGTCGCATCGGCCGTGCAACTAACCCTGGCGCTGGGCCACCATGAACAGGCGCCGGAACGGAAACAGCGTCTGTCCCAAGGCATTCTTCGGATAGGCCTTCGCCACCCGCTCGCCATAGGCCGCCTCGAAGGCGGCCTTCTCTTCGCCCTGCAACACGTCGAGATAACGCGTCAGCCAGGTCCCCTTGGTCCATTCCTTCACGGGGTTGTCGCCTTCGAGCACCTGGAGATATTCGGTCTCCCAGATGTCGATATTGGCCGACATCGGAGCAAGAAGATCGTGATAGAAGGCCGGCCCCTCGACCGGCGGCGGGGTCACGAGATGCTCGACCTTGGTCCGCCAGGGTCCGTTCAGGGCGGTCTCGCCGATCAGCACATGCGAGGGCGCGGTAAAATTGCGCGGCATCTGCACCGCAAGCATGCCGCCCGGCGTGACCTTCTCCATCACCGCCGGAAACAGTGCCGCATGATTGGGCAACCAGTGCAGTGCGGCATTGGAATAGATCAGGTCATACCGTTGGGCCGGGCGCCAATGCCCGAGGTCCTCGTGTGACCAGACCACGTCCGGGGCCGCCTTCCGCCCCGCAGCGACCATCTCGGCCGAGCCCTCGACGCCGGTGACGGTCGCGCCGGGCCAGCGCTCCTTGATCAGTTTTGTGACGTTGCCGGCCCCGGCGCCGAGATCGGCGATCTCGCGTACGGCAAAATCCGGAATCCGCATCAACAGGTCGATCGCGGGTCGCAAGCGGTGACCGGAGAACTTCAGATATTGCTGCGGATCCCAGACCATCGCTTAGCGCCTTTTCTTTTTCGTGTTTCCTTCGCCGTGCCTCTTCGTTACCACTGCTCGTCCCGATCCGGCAAATCGCGCCGACGGGACCGGGTTGGAAACGAACAGCAACAAGCAAGAAGCAATCAAGAGAGCGTTGACCATGGATCTCGGGCTCAAGTCGAAAACCGCCGTCGTGACCGGTGCAAGCATCGGCATCGGACGCGCCATCGCCAAGGGATTGGCTGCGGAAGGCGTGCGCATCGTGGCGGTGGCGCGCCGGACGGACCTCCTTGCCCAACTGGTCCAGGAGGTCGGCGGCGGGCTCGTCACCCCGTTCGAGCAGGACGTGATGGCGAATGACGCGGCGGAGAAGATCGCGGCCTTTGCGCTGAAGGAGCTCGGCCATGTCGACATCCTCGTCAACAATGCCGGCGGCAGCCGCCCGCTGCCGGTCGACGCGCCCGACAGCAAATGGGACGAGGCGCTCGCGCTGAACTTCACCAGCTATCGCCGCATCGCGCATGCGCTGCTGCCGCAGATGGTGGAGCGCAAATGGGGCCGCATCATCAACATCACCGGCAAGTCCGAGCCCGAAGGGCTGAACGCCGCATTCGCAGCCAAGGCCGCCGTGCACGCCTGGGCCAAGGGCCTGTCTCGTGAGATCGGCAAAGACGGCATCACCATCAACTGCATCCCGCCCGGCCGCATCATGAGCGAGCAGATCCGCCGCAACTATGCGCCGGACTATCGAGAGCGCTTTGCGGAAGAGGAGATCCCGGTCGGCTATTGGGGCGAGCCGGAAGACCTCGCCGCGCTCGCGGTGTTCCTGGCCTCGCCGGTGGCGCGCTACATCACCGGCACGGTGATCCCGGTGGATGGCGGCCTGCGGCGATATCAGTTTTAAGGCGCAGTGACAGCTCGATCCGACTGGTCGGCTGGCCAGCAGGAGACATTCCCGATACGGCACGCGCATGGGCGGCCTGGATGCAGGCCGCCCACTCGCCGGTCATGTATGACACCTTATTTCGCCATCGCGGTCCTGGCGGCCTCGATTTTCGCCTTCACGGCATCGAGGTTGAAGCTCGCGCCCCTCTGCATCGGCGGAAACTCGATCGCGGTCATGGCCAGTTTCTCGACCGCCTGCTGAACGAACACGAAGCGCCAGAATTCATATTTGAACCAGTCGAAGTATTGTTGAGCGCCGTATTTCGTTCCACTGTCGGGCCAGCCCGTTCGCTCGAACGGATCCAGGCGAAGGTTGGTCAGGTACGGCACGTCCACCTTGCTTTTGTCGCCCAGCCACCCGCCGGGCTGGTCGATGAAACGATACTTGTAGTCGTCGATGCGCACGGCCCCCAGCTCGCTCTCGCCGAAGTACCAGATTTCGTGCCGGCTCGACGGCCCCTTGCCGGTGATCATGTCCATCTGATTGTAGCCGTCCAGATGGCACTTGTAGGTGCGGTCCCCGATGTGCTTGCCCTTCTTCAATTCCTCGACAATGTTCGGATTGCCGGCAGCGGCAAGCAAAGTGGGAAACCAGTCCAGCCCGGAGATGATGCCGTTCTCGATCTTGCCGGCCGGCACCTTGCCCGGCCAGCGGATCATCGCCGGCGCGCGGAAGCCGCCTTCCATGACCGTGCCTTTGCTCTGCGCGAAAGGTGTCTGCCCGCCATCCGGCCAAGTGAAGACTTCTGTGCCGTTGTCAGTGGTGAAGATGACGATGGTGTTGTCATCCACGCCCATGTCCTTGAGCTTTTGCATGACGATGCCGACATCGTCGTCGAGCTGCGCCATGCCGGCTTCATGAATGGACCAGCCGTTCTTGGAGTTGCGCATCGCCTGGTACTTCGGCGACAAGTGCGTGACGATGTGCATGCGGGTTGGATTGAGCCACAGGAAGAACGGCTTGTTCTCGGCCTTGGCCCGTTCGATGAACGTCAAAGCAAGGTCTCGGATTTCGTCGTCCACGGTTTCCATCCGCTTCGGATAGAGCGTACCGGCGTCTTCGATCCTCTGCTTGCCGACCTTGCCCCAGCGCGGATCCACTGTGGCATCGTCCACGTTGGTGGCCCACGAATGGATCATGTTGCGCGGACCGACGTCCTTCAACAGCTCTTGCGGATAAGCGGGGTGGGCCGGGTCTTCCATCGCGTCAAGGTGATACAAGTAGCCGAAGAACTCGTCGAAGCCATGCACGGTCGGCAGAAATTCGTTCTTGTCGCCAAGGTGATTCTTGCCGAATTGGCCGGTGGCATAGCCCATGCCTTTCAGCGCGGTGGCAATGGTCACGGCCTCCGCGGGCAAGCCCGTGGGGGCGCCCGCCTGCCCGACCGTGGTCATGCCGGTCCGGATCGGTAGCTCGCCCGTGATGAAGTTGGCGCGGCCCGCGGTGCAACTCGCCTCGGCGTAATAATCGGTGAACAGCATGCCCTCTGCGGCGAGCTTGTCGAGGTTCGGCGTGCGGCCGGCCATCATGCCACGATGATAAGCACCGATATTCCAGATGCCGATATCGTCCCCCATGATGACGACGATATTGGGCCGCTGCCCGGCCGGCGCGGGCACCGGCGCCGGTGTTGGTTGCTGTGCTTGCGCGAGGCTTGTCGCGCCGACGGCAGAAAGTGCTGAAGCCGCGACGAGAGAGCTGCCGCTCAACAAGAGATCGCGGCGTTTCAGGCCTACTCCGATTGGTCCAGTGCTCGTCTCAGGCTTTGCCGGAATCCTATCGTTACTCATGACATGATCCTCTTCCTGGCGATGCACCTGAAGCCGACATGGCTTGAGGTGTCGAACGGCTCGGCATCACGCGCGGCCGGGCGATAGCGGCGGCAATAGCCGGGATTGCAAAGGTGCCAGCCGCCTTTGAGCACCTCGCGCATCACCCCGGTAACGGGTCTTTTGGAAGCTCGGGCAAAAAAAGCCGGGGGTTGCACTTCCAACTTGATCTAGATCAAAGGATGTCCGAGTGAGGTCGCGGGCTGACGTGAACCAAACAGCGGCGCCGCCGCGGCTTTGAATCGGTTGTGTTGAAAAGTCTTCGGTTTGCGCGGGCTGACGTTTGCTGATTCAGTCGTTGCGAGAGGGACTGAATCACATTGCGTAGGCCGCGTTGTTCACGAGTTTCACGCGATAGGCATGCATTGCTGCCCCTCCTGCAAAGGCGGATCGGAATTCCAAGCCGTTGCCGTGGCTACAGGTAAATTCGCGCTTCGAACTGGGCGCGATGAGCGCTCCTATGAAACACAATAATATATTATATATCAATGTGTTATATGAAATTGCATGCAATATGCAATTTTTCGATTGTATCCGTCTTGCGGTTGCCCTAGACGAGAAAGGGGCCCACGCCTCCCGCCACAGAGCGGTCACGAGAAGGATGGGAGCAAACCGACGGAGGATGCGAATGGACGGGCGTACGACGACGGCAAATGGTGTTTTGGCGCTGAGGCGGACCAACGTCCGCTGGAAGATTTTCTTCCTGATGTTGTTCCTGATCGCGATCAACTACATCGATCGCGCCTCGCTCTCGGTGGCGATGCCGCTGATCGCGAAGGAGTTCAATCTCGATCCTGCGACGCAGGGTTTGATCCTCAGCTCGTTCTTCTGGACCTACGCCTTCATGCAGGTCCCCGGCGGCATGCTCGCGGACAAGTTCAAGCCGCGCATCGTCATCGCCGCCGCGACCATCGGCTGGGGCTTCTTCCAGGCGATCGCCGCTGCGTCCACGAGCTGGGTGATGCTGCTCCTGACGCGGCTCGGCCTCGGCGCCACCGAGGCGCCGATCTATCCGGCGGGCGGCAAGCTCAACGCGATCTGGATGACGCAGAACGAGCGCGCCCGCGGCGCCACGCTGCTGGACGGCGGCGCGCCGCTTGGCGCAGCGCTCGGCGCAATCGTCATCGCCTGGCTGATCGCAGCATTCGAATCGTGGCGCGCGGCCTTCCTCGTCGCCGGTGTCGGCACCATCCTGTGCGGCCTCGCGGCCTGGTGGTACATCCGCAATGCGCCGAGCGAACATCCCTCCGTCGACGAGAGCGAGGCGCGCTTCATCGAGGCGGCGCATGCCGAGGAAGACGCCCGGGCGCCGGCCTCGCGCGGCGGCGGCTGGAGCGCCTATTTCCGCTTCCGCTCGGTCTGGTTGATGTGCTGCGGCTGGATGTTCTTCAACACCGTGTTCTACGGGCTCTTGACCTGGATGCCGACCTATCTGTTCAAGGTGCACGGCTTCGACATCAAGACGCTGGGCGGCGCTTCCTTCATCATCTTCTTCGCCGGGTTCATCGGCGAGCTGGTCGGCGGTCTGATCGGCGATGCCTGGCGGTCGCGCGGTGCCGCGCCCAACCTCGTGTTCCGTTCACTGTTCGGCTTCGCGGCATTGATCGCGACCGTCTCGGTGTTCGCCGTGGCTTATGTCCGCGATCCCGTCATCGTCGTCGTGCTGCTGTCGACCACGCTGTTCTTCCTGCGCTGGTGCGGCATGTACTGGGCGATCCCCTCGATGCTGGCGACACGCGACCGCGCCGGCTTCCTCGGCGGGTGCATGAATCTCGGCGGCAACATCGCCGGCATCACGGTGCCGATCATCGTCGGCTTCATCGTGCAGATCACCGGATCGTACTTCCTGGCATTGATGTTCTTCGCCGCGGCCGGTGTCGCTCTGTTCGCTTGCTCGACCGCGATCGACTACAGCCGCAAACTGCCGGTCTGACGACGCCGTCACCGGCTCCCCGGCAGTCCGGGGAGCCGGCGGCAAGGACCTGAGGGAGCACGACGATGACACGACGCGTTCGCCTGGGCATGCTGACACCATCGTCCAACACTGTGCTCGAGCCGGTGACGATGGCGATGTTGGCCGGCTTGCCGGATGTCTCCGCGCATTTCTCGCGTTTCAAGGTCACGGAGATCGCGCTGTCGGAGCAGGCACTCGGTCAGTTCGACGACAGCGAGATTCTCCGCGCGGCCGAACTGCTCGCACACGCCAAGGTGGATGTGATCGCCTGGAACGGTACCTCGGCAAGCTGGCTCGGCTTCGACCGCGACGAGCGCCTGTGCGAACGGATCCGCGAGGCGACCGGGATCGCCGCCTGTACCTCCGTGCTGGCGTTCCGCGAGATCTTCGAGCGGACGGCGGTTCGGCGCGTCGGTCTCGTCACGCCCTATCGCAGCGACGTCCAGTCGAAGATCATGGCGAACTGGCAGGCCTCGGGATTTCGCTGCAGCAGCGAGCGGCATGTCGACCTGCAGGACAATTTCTCCTTCGCGGAAGTGACCGATCAGGAGATCGCCGATCTGGTGCAAGCGGTGGTGCAGGAAGGGTGCGACGCGGTCGCAATCGTCTGCACCAACATGCGAGGTGCCGGCCTTGCCGCGCCGCTGGAGCGGGAGCTCGGCATCCCCATCTATGATTCGATCGCGACGACGCTCTGGAAG
The DNA window shown above is from Bradyrhizobium sp. CB1650 and carries:
- a CDS encoding TRAP transporter large permease subunit, whose translation is MLTGMPISIALGLTVLSFMFTLTDVRTESVALKLFTGIENFEIMAIPFFILAGNFLTHGGVARRMIAFATALVGHWYGGLALAGVVACALFAAISGSSPATVVAIGSVILPAMMAQGFPRRFGAGVITTSGSLGILIPPSIPMVLYAVSTNSSVGKLFIAGIVPGAVLATMLGATTFYRAWRNDYPRMPKASFAERLDAFRKSIWGILLIVIVIGGIYSGLFTPTEAAAVSAVYAFIVAVFIYKDLKLRDVPRVLLSSANLSAMLLYIITNAVLFSFLMTYENVPHALAQWMIDQGFGWIGFLLIVNLLLLLAGNVMEPSSIILIMAPILFPVAIKLGIDPIHFGILITVNMEVGLCHPPVGLNLYVASGIAKMGITDLTVAVWPWLVTMLIFLVVVTYWPGLTLWLPNLLGM
- a CDS encoding glycosyltransferase family 4 protein: MRIAQVAPLTEAVPPKLYGGTERVVHWLTEELVALGHDVTLFASGDSKTSGKLDALWPRALRLDGSVRDPNALHMVMLERVRQKCDDEEFDFLHFHLDYYPWSLFYRQPTPFVTTLHGRLDLPEHQPVFNTFPKVPVISISNAQRRPVPQANWVTTIHHGLPENLLTPTPARQEYLAVLGRIAPEKGVDRAIKIATHCGIPLKIAAKVDRADQDYYDELIRPMIENNPLVEYIGEISDHEKSEFLSGALALLLPIDWPEPFGLVMIEAMACGTPVVAFNRGSVPEIIDEGLTGFVVEDVISAAGVVKRLPQLDRAAIRKQFEKRFTARRMALDYLAAYRSLTEAQAPRIKLVSSAE
- a CDS encoding methyltransferase domain-containing protein, which translates into the protein MVWDPQQYLKFSGHRLRPAIDLLMRIPDFAVREIADLGAGAGNVTKLIKERWPGATVTGVEGSAEMVAAGRKAAPDVVWSHEDLGHWRPAQRYDLIYSNAALHWLPNHAALFPAVMEKVTPGGMLAVQMPRNFTAPSHVLIGETALNGPWRTKVEHLVTPPPVEGPAFYHDLLAPMSANIDIWETEYLQVLEGDNPVKEWTKGTWLTRYLDVLQGEEKAAFEAAYGERVAKAYPKNALGQTLFPFRRLFMVAQRQG
- a CDS encoding DctP family TRAP transporter solute-binding subunit, with protein sequence MRKLLLAVAAAAIVLAPAAVLAQSPIVIKFSHVVANDTPKGKGALKFKELAEKYTDGKVKIEVYSNSSLYKDKEEIEALQLGSVQMLAPSTAKFAPLGVKEFEALDLPWLFKDDETYAAAMKGTVGKWLFQKLEAKGITGLAYWDNGFHMVSSNRPLVKPTDFQGLKFRISGSKIADQYFRLVGSIPQIMAFSEVYQALQTGVVDGCENTASNYLTQKFYEVQKDITVSYHAHLQYAVIVNSKFWSGLPPDIRTQLEKAMAEATDYTNSIARKENEDALAEIKKTGKTTLHYLTDADRKAWQEAMQPTYKWAKGRVGQEVLDLVAKELDVKMN
- a CDS encoding SDR family oxidoreductase, with product MDLGLKSKTAVVTGASIGIGRAIAKGLAAEGVRIVAVARRTDLLAQLVQEVGGGLVTPFEQDVMANDAAEKIAAFALKELGHVDILVNNAGGSRPLPVDAPDSKWDEALALNFTSYRRIAHALLPQMVERKWGRIINITGKSEPEGLNAAFAAKAAVHAWAKGLSREIGKDGITINCIPPGRIMSEQIRRNYAPDYRERFAEEEIPVGYWGEPEDLAALAVFLASPVARYITGTVIPVDGGLRRYQF
- a CDS encoding alkyl sulfatase dimerization domain-containing protein, which codes for MTETSSHGAAQMPKEASPSVIAQHEAMLSALPFSDARDFDDAARGFLGTVDNAKITNPQGRVVWSLEPYGFLSTEAAPPTVNPSLWRQSRLNMHHGLFEVVPGVYQVRGLDIANMTLIEGDSGVIVVDTLTSIEGARAALELYFKHRGMRPVAAVIFTHTHTDHWGGARGVLEEDALASGRVPIIAPNLFMEHAVSENIIAGPAMLRRAQYQFGPLLAKGPRGQVDCGLGKSIAAGAVALLRPTDLIMATGDKRVIDGVEFEFQMAPNSEAPAEMHFFIPRYRLLNLAENCTHNFHNLLPFRGADVRDALAWSKYLNEALRLWGGKADAMCGQHHWPVWGRERIDTMIREQRDLYKFAHDQTIRLMNHGLTAAEIAETIQLPKSLEGAWHGRGYYGHIRHNVKAIYQKYLGWYDANPVNLDPLPPVEQGKKYVEYMGGADAILARARKDFDKGEFRFVAQALGHLVFAEPDNVAARALLADTLEQLGYAAESATWRNAYLFGAQELRQGMPKVPPRPSMPRETLAALRTEQLWDVLGIRLNGPKAEGKRIVLNWSFSDTGETFVLNLENAALTYTEGMQAEGADASFTLARSTLDEVIAKQTSFPEAVAAGKVKLAGNPMRLAELMGLMDEFPRMFEIVEPKRTVVR